One stretch of Arachis duranensis cultivar V14167 chromosome 1, aradu.V14167.gnm2.J7QH, whole genome shotgun sequence DNA includes these proteins:
- the LOC107464833 gene encoding endo-1,3;1,4-beta-D-glucanase isoform X3 yields MSGPECCSNPPTLNPTGGAGHVDNLAGLRTYFNGSPHSNRALLLVSDIYGFEAPNLRKLADKVAAAGYYVVVPDFFHGDPYNPDNSARPLPVWLKDNGADKGFEASKPLIEALKAKGVSAIGAVGFCWGAKVVVELAKNRLIQGAVLLHPSFVTLDDIKGVDIPIAVLGAEIDKMSPPELLKQFEEVLAAKPGVASYVKVFPKVSHGWSVRYDTEDAVAVKAAEEAHQDLLVWFDKHLK; encoded by the exons ATGTCAGGCCCAGAATGCTGCTCAAACCCACCAACTCTTAATCCCACCGGAGGCGCCGGCCACGTTGACAACCTCGCCGGTCTCCGCACCTATTTCAATGGCTCCCCTCACTCCAACCGCGCCCTTCTCCTTGTCTCCGATATTTATG GATTTGAAGCCCCAAATTTAAG GAAACTTGCTGACAAGGTTGCAGCTGCTGGCTATTATGTGGTCGTTCCTGATTTCTTCCATGGTGATCCCTATAATCCTGACAATTCTGCCAGGCCTTTACCTGTTTGGTTGAAAGATAATGGAGCG GACAAAGGATTTGAAGCTTCGAAACCCTTGATTGAAGCATTAAAAGCTAAAGGTGTGTCTGCTATTGGGGCTGTTGGATTTTGTTGGGGTG CTAAAGTTGTGGTTGAACTCGCAAAAAACAGACTTATCCAGGGTGCTGTGCTGTTACATCCTTCATTTGTCACTCTAGATGACATCAAGG GTGTTGATATACCAATTGCTGTACTTGGAGCTGAGATTGACAAAATGTCTCCTCCAGAGCTTCTAAAACAATTTGAAGAAGTGCTTGCTGCTAAACCTGGG GTTGCGAGTTATGTGAAAGTGTTTCCCAAAGTATCACATGGTTGGAGTGTGAGGTACGACACCGAAGATGCAGTGGCCGTGAAGGCTGCAGAGGAAGCCCATCAGGATTTGCTTGTCTGGTTTGATAAACATctcaagtga
- the LOC107464833 gene encoding endo-1,3;1,4-beta-D-glucanase isoform X2, whose amino-acid sequence MSGPECCSNPPTLNPTGGAGHVDNLAGLRTYFNGSPHSNRALLLVSDIYGFEAPNLRKLADKVAAAGYYVVVPDFFHGDPYNPDNSARPLPVWLKDNGADKGFEASKPLIEALKAKGVSAIGAVGFCWGAKVVVELAKNRLIQGAVLLHPSFVTLDDIKGVDIPIAVLGAEIDKMSPPELLKQFEEVLAAKPGVASYVKVFPKVSHGWSVRYDTEDAVAVKAAEEAHQDLLVWFDKHLKSTI is encoded by the exons ATGTCAGGCCCAGAATGCTGCTCAAACCCACCAACTCTTAATCCCACCGGAGGCGCCGGCCACGTTGACAACCTCGCCGGTCTCCGCACCTATTTCAATGGCTCCCCTCACTCCAACCGCGCCCTTCTCCTTGTCTCCGATATTTATG GATTTGAAGCCCCAAATTTAAG GAAACTTGCTGACAAGGTTGCAGCTGCTGGCTATTATGTGGTCGTTCCTGATTTCTTCCATGGTGATCCCTATAATCCTGACAATTCTGCCAGGCCTTTACCTGTTTGGTTGAAAGATAATGGAGCG GACAAAGGATTTGAAGCTTCGAAACCCTTGATTGAAGCATTAAAAGCTAAAGGTGTGTCTGCTATTGGGGCTGTTGGATTTTGTTGGGGTG CTAAAGTTGTGGTTGAACTCGCAAAAAACAGACTTATCCAGGGTGCTGTGCTGTTACATCCTTCATTTGTCACTCTAGATGACATCAAGG GTGTTGATATACCAATTGCTGTACTTGGAGCTGAGATTGACAAAATGTCTCCTCCAGAGCTTCTAAAACAATTTGAAGAAGTGCTTGCTGCTAAACCTGGG GTTGCGAGTTATGTGAAAGTGTTTCCCAAAGTATCACATGGTTGGAGTGTGAGGTACGACACCGAAGATGCAGTGGCCGTGAAGGCTGCAGAGGAAGCCCATCAGGATTTGCTTGTCTGGTTTGATAAACATctcaa
- the LOC107464833 gene encoding endo-1,3;1,4-beta-D-glucanase isoform X1, giving the protein MSGPECCSNPPTLNPTGGAGHVDNLAGLRTYFNGSPHSNRALLLVSDIYGFEAPNLRKLADKVAAAGYYVVVPDFFHGDPYNPDNSARPLPVWLKDNGADKGFEASKPLIEALKAKGVSAIGAVGFCWGAKVVVELAKNRLIQGAVLLHPSFVTLDDIKGVDIPIAVLGAEIDKMSPPELLKQFEEVLAAKPGVASYVKVFPKVSHGWSVRYDTEDAVAVKAAEEAHQDLLVWFDKHLKRVLCSRI; this is encoded by the exons ATGTCAGGCCCAGAATGCTGCTCAAACCCACCAACTCTTAATCCCACCGGAGGCGCCGGCCACGTTGACAACCTCGCCGGTCTCCGCACCTATTTCAATGGCTCCCCTCACTCCAACCGCGCCCTTCTCCTTGTCTCCGATATTTATG GATTTGAAGCCCCAAATTTAAG GAAACTTGCTGACAAGGTTGCAGCTGCTGGCTATTATGTGGTCGTTCCTGATTTCTTCCATGGTGATCCCTATAATCCTGACAATTCTGCCAGGCCTTTACCTGTTTGGTTGAAAGATAATGGAGCG GACAAAGGATTTGAAGCTTCGAAACCCTTGATTGAAGCATTAAAAGCTAAAGGTGTGTCTGCTATTGGGGCTGTTGGATTTTGTTGGGGTG CTAAAGTTGTGGTTGAACTCGCAAAAAACAGACTTATCCAGGGTGCTGTGCTGTTACATCCTTCATTTGTCACTCTAGATGACATCAAGG GTGTTGATATACCAATTGCTGTACTTGGAGCTGAGATTGACAAAATGTCTCCTCCAGAGCTTCTAAAACAATTTGAAGAAGTGCTTGCTGCTAAACCTGGG GTTGCGAGTTATGTGAAAGTGTTTCCCAAAGTATCACATGGTTGGAGTGTGAGGTACGACACCGAAGATGCAGTGGCCGTGAAGGCTGCAGAGGAAGCCCATCAGGATTTGCTTGTCTGGTTTGATAAACATctcaa
- the LOC107465067 gene encoding uncharacterized protein LOC107465067, which translates to MFEYESEDLHTPISSDDEGRGEKFPEFNDEYAHGEGRFELGTRFATVDRFKEVVKDCFIAEGREVKWIKNDKERVRVGYGDKECPYLVHLSYNKSLQCYQVKTYHPEHTCARDLGSNAADQHWLSKKIEKQMSTQPHMNTKEATDFLKEDFALCPHPKMVYRAVKEAREKIQGNEKEQYKRSRDYCEEILRSNPGSSTRLELMPIPDGPPVFYKLYICLEACKQGFKDGCRPLLHLDGCFLKTYYSGWLLAAVAQDANNQFYVVAYGVVRAETKEAWKWFLTNLQGDIGDDANHGWNFISDQQKGLLPALKEVMPHAKLRNCVMHMWKNFINRYKDLCTTVAEFKECMEKLKTVNKGAWEYLSKFEPETWVKAYFSHGSKVDNLTNNMCEAFNAKIVSYRCKPILTMCEEIRCYLMRRMVNHKRILENHSGRLAPVQEKRMEKLLNLSTKWTAKWVGDNERKRFEVSRKGTKVDVDLIRHSCSCNRWQLTGMPYLHAFAAIRKRHDTPQDYVHPWLCMESIRRTYAHCIKPVPSPEFWVGTEFSKPDPPIIKRPIGRPKVHNRQKDPVEPLMQEGKLKRSFVVSCSKCGEKGHNYKTCKGAPSNPNWKPKTRRPSKKSATASQALIMLPLSQSAPGSEDASSSQPVSSPNPTVVESPATSNPPMPQAPTRVTRSTLIISPPGPTTTQTRPPAPTIGRPFKPPAKDNDTSRPQQSRFIPKQKIFRPPAPVAASTINTTTQQPTPPTIPSAAPNQKARPQSLPNSPKTKDSKE; encoded by the exons ATGTTTGAGTATGAGTCTGAAGACTTACATACTCCCATATCATCTGATGATGAAGGCAGAGGTGAAAAGTTTCCAGAGTTTAATGATGAGTATGCTCATGGTGAGGGCAGGTTTGAGCTAGGAACTAGGTTTGCCACTGTAGACAGGTTCAAGGAGGTAGTTAAGGATTGTTTCATCGCTGAGGGTCGGGAAGTGAAATGGATAAAAAATGACAAAGAGAGAGTGAGAGTGGGGTATGGGGATAAGGAGTGCCCTTACTTGGTTCACTTGTCATACAACAAAAGTCTGCAGTGTTATCAAGTGAAGACCTACCATCCAGAACACACTTGTGCGAGGGATTTGGGCAGCAACGCTGCTGATCAACACTGGCTAAGTAAGAAGATTGAAAAGCAGATGTCCACCCAACCACACATGAATACAAAGGAGGCTACTGATTTTCTTAAGGAGGACTTTGCCCTTTGTCCCCATCCTAAAATGGTTTATAGAGCAGTGAAGGAGGCTAGGGAGAAGATCCAAGGAAATGAAAAGGAACAATACAAGAGATCCAGGGATTATTGTGAGGAAATACTGAGGAGCAATCCAGGCTCATCAACCAGGCTTGAGCTCATGCCAATTCCAGATGGTCCCCCTGTTTTTTATAAACTATACATTTGCCTAGAGGCCTGCAAACAAGGTTTCAAAGATGGTTGTCGTCCCCTGTTGCATTTGGATGGGTGCTTTCTGAAGACATATTACAGTGGTTGGCTTCTAGCAGCAGTTGCTCAGgatgcaaacaaccaattctaTGTTGTTGCCTATGGAGTGGTCAGGGCTGAGACTAAGGAAGCCTGGAAGTGGTTCCTGACCAATCTGCAAGGGGACATAGGAGACGATGCTAACCATGGCTGGAACTTCATTTCAGACCAACAGAAG GGTTTGCTGCCTGCGTTGAAGGAGGTCATGCCTCATGCTAAGCTCCGCAATTGCGTTATGCATATGTGGAAAAACTTCATCAATCGTTACAAGGATCT GTGCACGACTGTTGCTGAGTTCAAGGAATGCATGGAGAAGTTGAAGACAGTTAACAAGGGTGCCTGGGAGTACCTCAGCAAATTTGAACCTGAGACATGGGTGAAGGCTTACTTCTCCCATGGGTCAAAAGTGGATAACCTCACAAACAATATGTGTGAGGCTTTTAATGCAAAAATAGTAAGCTATCGCTGCAAGCCTATCCTAACCATGTGTGAAGAAATCAGATGCTATCTCATGAGGCGGATGGTGAATCATAAACGGATCTTGGAGAATCACTCAGGGAGGCTAGCACCAGTTCAGGAAAAGAGGATGGAGAAGCTGTTAAACCTAAGCACCAAGTGGACGGCTAAATGGGTTGGTGATAATGAACGAAAGAGGTTTGAGGTTTCTCGGAAAGGAACTAAGGTGGATGTGGACCTCATTAGGCACAGTTGCTCATGCAATCGATGGCAACTGACTG GCATGCCCTACTTACATGCATTTGCTGCCATAAGGAAGAGACATGACACACCTCAGGACTATGTTCACCCTTGGCTATGCATGGAGTCCATTAGGAGGACATATGCACACTGTATTAAGCCTGTTCCAAGTCCAGAATTTTGGGTTGGAACTGAGTTCTCGAAGCCAGACCCACCTATTATCAAAAGGCCAATTGGACGGCCAAAGGTTCATAATAGGCAAAAGGATCCGGTTGAGCCACTCATGCAAGAAGGAAAACTGAAAAGGTCATTCGTTGTATCCTGCAGCAAGTGTGGTGAGAAGGGTCACAACTACAAAACATGTAAAGGAGCCCCTTCCAACCCAAACTGGAAGCCGAAGACAAGGCGCCCTAGCAAGAAATCAGCTACTGCCTCTCAGGCACTGATTATGCTTCCACTATCACAATCTGCTCCAGGTTCAGAG GATGCATCTAGCAGCCAACCAGTCAGCTCCCCAAACCCCACTGTTGTGGAATCACCTGCCACAAGCAATCCACCTATGCCACAAGCTCCAACAAGGGTGACAAGATCCACACTTATCATTTCACCTCCAGGGCCAACAACTACTCAAACCAGGCCACCAGCCCCAACTATAGGCCGCCCATTTAAACCTCCAGCGAAAGACAATGACACATCTCGCCCACAACAGTCCAGGTTCATACCAAAGCAGAAGATCTTCAGGCCGCCGGCTCCAGTCGCTGCATCCACAATCAACACTACTACACAACAGCCAACTCCACCAACCATCCCATCTGCAGCTCCAAATCAAAAAGCTCGACCCCAAAGTTTGCCAAATTCTCCAAAAACAAAGGACTCGAAAGAATGA
- the LOC107464820 gene encoding endo-1,3;1,4-beta-D-glucanase: MAGAECCSNPPTLNPNAGIGHVEKFAGLDSYLTGSSHSNLAVLLISDVFGYEAPNLRKLADKIAASGYYVVVPDFFYGEPYDPQNPNRPIGEWLKDHGTDKGFGDAKPVVEALKSKGISAIGAVGFCWGAKVVVELAKPKLIQVAVLLHPTFVTVEDISAVDIPIGILGAEIDQVSPPELIKKFEQVLKAKPRVDSYVKVVPKVAHGWTVRYDPQDSKAVKDAEEAHHFVLDWFPKHLK; encoded by the exons ATGGCAGGTGCAGAGTGCTGCTCAAACCCTCCTACCCTGAACCCAAATGCAGGAATAGGCCATGTTGAAAAGTTTGCTGGTCTTGATTCCTATCTCACCGGCTCTTCTCACTCCAACCTCGCCGTTCTTCTCATCTCCGATGTTTTTG GGTATGAAGCACCAAATCTAAG GAAGCTTGCAGACAAGATTGCGGCTTCTGGTTACTATGTGGTTGTTCCGGACTTCTTTTATGGTGAACCCTATGATCCTCAGAATCCTAACAGACCTATAGGAGAGTGGCTAAAAGATCATGGAACG gataaaggttttggagatgcaaAACCCGTTGTTGAAGCCTTAAAAAGTAAAGGTATCTCTGCTATTGGTGCAGTTGGTTTTTGTTGGGGTG CTAAGGTTGTGGTTGAACTTGCAAAACCTAAACTTATCCAAGTTGCTGTGCTGTTACATCCAACATTTGTCACTGTTGAAGATATCAGTG CTGTTGATATTCCAATTGGCATTCTTGGAGCTGAAATAGATCAAGTTTCCCCTCCAGAACTTATAAAGAAGTTTGAACAAGTCCTGAAGGCTAAACCTCGG GTTGACAGTTACGTTAAGGTAGTTCCAAAGGTGGCACATGGTTGGACTGTGAGGTATGACCCTCAAGATTCAAAAGCAGTGAAGGATGCTGAGGAGGCTCATCACTTTGTTTTGGACTGGTTTCCTAAACATCTCAAGTGA
- the LOC107465060 gene encoding carboxylesterase 1-like: FTTTSPSSLNPLSNPNPNGTFTRLQNYPETPPSPDPTLPIPVLSKDLTIDQSKHTWARIYLPHQALNTPPNHPKLPLIVFYHGGGFIFYHANSTYFHDFCVRMANATQSVVVSVDYRLAPEHRLPAAYEDSVQALHWIRASNDLWLAHADFSRCYLMEESVGGNIAYNAGLRAAAEADQIRPLKIKGMILIQPFFGGKKRTPSELRLAKDLKRVRVRKVIG; encoded by the coding sequence TTCACCACCACATCACCTTCTTCACTCAATCCCCTTTCTAACCCCAACCCAAACGGCACCTTCACCCGCCTCCAAAACTATCCAGAGACCCCTCCCTCACCAGATCCCACTCTCCCCATACCCGTTCTCTCCAAGGACCTTACCATCGACCAATCCAAGCACACCTGGGCACGGATCTACCTACCCCACCAAGCACTCAATACTCCCCCTAACCACCCCAAACTTCCCCTCATCGTCTTCTACCATGGCGGCGGTTTCATATTCTACCATGCCAACTCCACCTACTTCCACGACTTCTGCGTCCGCATGGCCAACGCCACCCAATCCGTCGTCGTTTCCGTCGATTACCGCCTTGCTCCGGAGCACCGCTTGCCGGCGGCGTACGAGGACTCGGTGCAGGCGCTGCACTGGATCAGAGCCTCTAATGACTTGTGGCTGGCTCACGCTGATTTCTCCCGATGCTATCTCATGGAAGAGAGTGTTGGAGGAAACATAGCGTACAATGCGGGTCTACGTGCAGCCGCAGAGGCAGACCAGATCAGGCCGCTGAAGATCAAAGGGATGATATTGATTCAGCCATTTTTcggagggaagaagagaactcCGTCGGAGCTGAGGCTAGCGAAGGACTTGAAGAGGGTTAGGGTTAGAAAGGTGATTGGATGA